A window of Reinekea marina contains these coding sequences:
- the coq7 gene encoding 2-polyprenyl-3-methyl-6-methoxy-1,4-benzoquinone monooxygenase has protein sequence MLRNRTFSDRITEHLDNALKTLTPGAVKAKAPRPGQKETSDLSDDMSRHVAGLMRINHTGEVCAQALYQGQSLTAKLPDIREKMEQAAEEELDHLAWCEARLNELNAHTSYLNPVFYGLSYGIGAAAGLAGDKWSLGFVAATEEQVSKHLADHLHEIQEQDPRSTLIIEQMLEDETRHANSALEAGGVNFPKTVKLFMTGVSQVMTKTTYRI, from the coding sequence ATGTTAAGAAACCGCACTTTTTCTGATCGCATTACGGAGCATTTAGATAACGCTCTAAAAACGCTCACCCCTGGTGCGGTGAAAGCAAAGGCACCAAGACCTGGGCAAAAAGAAACCAGTGATCTCTCGGATGACATGAGCCGTCATGTTGCGGGCTTAATGCGAATAAACCACACGGGAGAGGTCTGTGCTCAAGCGCTGTATCAAGGCCAATCACTAACGGCTAAACTGCCTGATATTCGTGAAAAAATGGAACAGGCTGCCGAAGAAGAGCTCGATCACCTTGCTTGGTGTGAAGCGCGCTTAAATGAACTGAACGCTCACACCAGTTACTTAAACCCCGTATTTTATGGGTTGTCTTATGGAATTGGGGCTGCGGCTGGGCTAGCGGGAGACAAATGGTCGCTGGGCTTTGTCGCTGCAACTGAAGAACAAGTGAGCAAACATTTGGCCGACCACTTACATGAAATACAAGAGCAAGACCCGCGCTCAACATTGATCATTGAACAAATGCTCGAAGATGAAACCCGTCATGCAAACTCAGCGCTAGAAGCTGGCGGAGTAAACTTCCCGAAAACAGTAAAGCTGTTTATGACGGGCGTGTCTCAGGTGATGACTAAAACCACTTACCGAATTTAG
- a CDS encoding hybrid sensor histidine kinase/response regulator has protein sequence MIRTVFLFVLSLIFLASAASSEPLQIARANIDTNISGYADYFNDPNEAFSFVQLQQPAFENKFTPIHNDFIRRGLLHEPTWIRVNLANNTGSIQKLHLILNGPHIDRADLYMSDPLDTFKRISTGSSVAYQDRPFPLGRYILPIELRPGSHQLLVLIKSSEPANLQLMLRSESNSLSQLSKEFLFHISTLSFLFIMCIVALFNLAKFHSLLTFWTMSMCVGFILNIAGWSGIMSAWFPTLTFVDIRSENIGAFLIVGSFARLLADTNNDRHVSWIKDALKWLAYLLAFVTIFALFSYSALSFQMIIVPIAICIIGTYWIINKPSSLTERLLLFTFISLIAFFTTTSLISFGIFLLSDTSFFVLRISSASAVALTLWATWVISHHRLDRVAVEGMVIPNMHWPLLRKINHDIRGPINGVLGMTELLQDTTLSAHQQEFVNTVQAAGHSLLREADQIQNLIRIGLNRIPDNEGEFDLYDLIEDTLQPFSRVAHNKGIELVLDIQPDIPSYYRGNAHIIGQVLSNVIENAIQYTEQGEVLIQVKPWQQNRIRFSITDTGPGISKEARTQLFSFPDQDNANHSSDVHIGLPISKYLMGILGGQLTLSSELRMGTTVWLDIPLVDVPTPRSTMQTPNLPLKKFRLMVVDDNLTCRKVIEHLAQSWRMHVLSMSNGQSALANLHNEFHKGEPVDVLIVDHNMPSMSGVELVQRIRQDASLNRNIVVIMMTGADEVSSQVNENELGIKYVLSKPVSARALRDTLNQAHADIIKNQEERHVKKPHFF, from the coding sequence ATGATCCGCACAGTATTTTTGTTCGTTCTGAGCCTTATATTTCTCGCGTCGGCCGCCTCATCTGAGCCACTGCAAATAGCGCGCGCTAATATTGATACCAATATTTCAGGCTATGCCGATTATTTTAATGACCCCAATGAAGCTTTTTCATTTGTTCAATTGCAACAGCCCGCCTTCGAGAATAAATTTACGCCCATTCACAATGATTTTATTCGTCGCGGCCTTCTTCACGAACCAACGTGGATCCGTGTTAACTTGGCTAATAATACGGGCAGCATTCAAAAGCTTCATCTGATTTTAAACGGCCCTCATATAGACAGAGCCGATCTATACATGAGTGATCCGCTCGATACATTTAAACGAATCTCCACAGGCTCCAGTGTTGCTTATCAAGATCGGCCGTTCCCTTTAGGTCGATATATTTTGCCCATTGAACTTCGCCCTGGTTCGCACCAACTTTTAGTACTGATCAAAAGCTCTGAGCCCGCAAATCTACAACTAATGCTAAGAAGCGAAAGCAATTCGTTGAGTCAGCTTTCGAAAGAGTTTTTATTTCATATCTCAACACTATCGTTTCTATTCATCATGTGCATTGTCGCCCTATTTAACTTGGCCAAATTTCACAGTTTGTTAACCTTTTGGACCATGTCGATGTGTGTCGGTTTTATTCTGAACATTGCCGGATGGTCAGGAATAATGTCTGCCTGGTTTCCAACATTAACCTTTGTCGACATTCGATCAGAAAATATAGGGGCTTTCTTAATTGTTGGATCCTTTGCACGACTGCTAGCCGATACAAACAATGACCGTCACGTCAGCTGGATAAAAGATGCGCTCAAATGGTTGGCTTACTTGCTGGCTTTTGTCACTATTTTCGCCTTGTTTTCTTACAGTGCATTGTCATTCCAAATGATCATTGTGCCCATAGCTATTTGCATCATCGGCACCTATTGGATTATCAATAAACCTAGCAGCCTAACAGAGCGACTGCTATTATTCACATTTATCAGTTTGATTGCGTTTTTTACAACAACCTCTCTCATTTCATTTGGTATTTTTCTATTAAGCGACACCAGCTTCTTTGTTCTACGAATCTCATCAGCGTCTGCAGTTGCCTTAACGCTATGGGCAACCTGGGTTATTTCGCACCATCGACTGGATCGCGTGGCCGTTGAAGGCATGGTGATTCCTAATATGCACTGGCCATTATTAAGAAAAATAAATCATGACATTCGCGGCCCCATTAATGGCGTATTAGGCATGACAGAGTTACTGCAAGATACAACGCTTTCAGCCCACCAGCAGGAATTTGTTAACACTGTGCAGGCGGCAGGCCATTCGCTATTACGAGAAGCCGACCAAATTCAGAATTTAATTCGTATTGGTTTAAATCGGATCCCTGATAACGAAGGTGAATTTGATTTATACGATTTAATTGAAGATACCTTGCAGCCGTTCTCTCGCGTTGCTCACAATAAAGGCATCGAACTGGTACTCGATATTCAGCCCGACATCCCATCTTATTACCGGGGTAACGCACATATCATTGGTCAGGTTTTGTCTAACGTAATTGAGAATGCTATTCAGTATACTGAGCAAGGTGAAGTTTTGATCCAAGTGAAACCATGGCAGCAAAACCGCATTCGATTTAGCATTACAGACACTGGTCCTGGAATATCAAAAGAAGCTCGCACTCAGTTATTTTCTTTTCCTGATCAAGACAACGCAAACCACTCCTCCGATGTTCACATTGGTCTACCAATCAGTAAATATCTAATGGGTATTTTGGGCGGCCAGCTTACCTTGAGCAGTGAACTACGAATGGGCACCACCGTTTGGTTGGATATTCCATTGGTAGATGTTCCAACGCCACGCTCTACGATGCAAACCCCCAACTTACCGCTAAAAAAATTCCGCTTAATGGTCGTCGACGACAACCTAACTTGTCGTAAGGTGATTGAACATTTAGCGCAAAGTTGGCGCATGCATGTATTAAGTATGAGTAATGGTCAATCGGCTTTGGCGAACCTTCACAATGAATTCCATAAAGGTGAACCCGTCGACGTGTTGATCGTAGATCACAACATGCCCTCTATGTCGGGCGTAGAACTCGTGCAACGTATTCGCCAAGACGCGAGTTTAAATCGAAATATTGTTGTAATAATGATGACCGGTGCCGACGAAGTGTCTAGCCAGGTCAATGAAAATGAACTAGGCATAAAATATGTTTTGTCAAAGCCGGTTTCAGCTCGTGCATTACGAGACACATTGAACCAGGCTCATGCCGATATCATCAAAAATCAAGAGGAAAGACATGTTAAGAAACCGCACTTTTTCTGA
- the purD gene encoding phosphoribosylamine--glycine ligase yields MNVLILGNGGREHALAWKCIQSPNVKQVFVAPGNTGTSSEAGVTNVDIAATDFPALIEFAKANTVNLTIVGPEAPLVEGVVDAFEAAGLAIFGPSKAASQLEGSKAFTKDFLARHNIPTAFYGVFTEIEPAVAYIEEKGAPIVVKADGLAAGKGVILAQTNQEAIEAVNDMLAGNKFGDAGARVVIEQFLTGEEASFIVMVDGEDVLTLATSQDHKARDNGDLGPNTGGMGAYSPAPVVTSEIHDRILNEVIYPTVKGMNAEGNRYRGFLYAGIMVSEEGTPYVLEYNCRFGDPETQPIMMRLQSDLPALCEAAVNGKLSSMNAQWDKRAAVGVVMAAGGYPFDYAKGDIIQGIDVAQALGVKVFQAGTATNEQGDTITNGGRVLCVTALGDTVADAQAKAYQGVNTIQWDNVYFRTDIGHKAINR; encoded by the coding sequence ATGAATGTTTTAATTTTAGGCAACGGCGGCCGTGAGCACGCTTTGGCATGGAAGTGTATTCAATCCCCAAACGTGAAGCAGGTGTTTGTCGCGCCAGGTAATACAGGGACAAGCAGCGAAGCCGGTGTTACTAATGTCGATATTGCCGCGACCGATTTCCCTGCGCTTATCGAATTTGCCAAAGCAAACACCGTGAACTTAACCATTGTAGGTCCTGAAGCGCCATTAGTTGAAGGGGTTGTCGATGCCTTTGAAGCGGCCGGCCTAGCTATATTTGGTCCATCCAAAGCCGCCTCTCAACTAGAGGGCTCTAAGGCATTTACAAAAGATTTCTTAGCACGCCACAATATACCCACTGCGTTTTATGGCGTTTTTACGGAGATTGAACCTGCGGTCGCGTATATTGAAGAAAAAGGCGCGCCCATCGTCGTTAAAGCCGATGGTTTAGCCGCAGGAAAAGGTGTCATCTTGGCGCAAACCAACCAAGAAGCAATTGAAGCTGTGAACGACATGCTTGCCGGCAATAAATTTGGTGATGCAGGGGCACGTGTCGTTATTGAACAATTTTTAACAGGCGAAGAAGCCAGTTTTATTGTGATGGTCGATGGCGAAGATGTACTGACACTGGCGACCTCCCAAGATCACAAAGCACGTGACAACGGAGATCTAGGACCTAACACAGGAGGAATGGGAGCCTATTCTCCTGCACCTGTTGTTACGTCTGAGATCCATGATCGCATATTAAACGAAGTGATCTACCCCACCGTTAAAGGAATGAACGCAGAAGGGAACCGCTATCGTGGATTTTTGTATGCAGGCATTATGGTATCTGAAGAAGGTACGCCATACGTCTTAGAATACAATTGCCGGTTTGGAGACCCTGAAACGCAGCCAATAATGATGCGTTTGCAATCAGACCTTCCAGCGCTTTGCGAGGCCGCTGTAAACGGCAAGCTATCTTCAATGAATGCTCAATGGGATAAAAGAGCCGCCGTCGGTGTCGTTATGGCGGCCGGAGGCTACCCATTTGACTACGCTAAGGGTGATATCATTCAAGGTATTGATGTGGCACAAGCGCTGGGCGTTAAAGTATTTCAAGCGGGAACGGCTACCAATGAGCAAGGTGATACAATCACCAATGGCGGTCGAGTGCTGTGCGTTACAGCGCTGGGTGACACCGTAGCGGATGCGCAAGCAAAAGCTTACCAAGGCGTTAATACCATACAATGGGACAACGTTTATTTCCGCACCGATATCGGCCACAAAGCCATTAACCGTTAG
- the purH gene encoding bifunctional phosphoribosylaminoimidazolecarboxamide formyltransferase/IMP cyclohydrolase yields MTQPVNVVTPKRALISVSDKAGIVDFAKALHDRGVSLISTGGTFKLLQQHDIPVTEASEVTGFPEMMDGRVKTLHPLIHGGILGRRGQDESVMAEHNIKPIDMVVVNLYPFAETIAKDDCILADAIENIDIGGPTMVRSAAKNHKDVAIVVNSSSYEEILSEWDTNGGLSHATRFNLARLAFEHTAKYDGMIANYFGSVPADTAPSKPPETRSFPETFNSQFLLKDTMRYGENPHQKAAFYIESGELEPGISTITTLQGKALSFNNIADTDAALECVKSFEEPACVIVKHANPCGVATGKNLTDAYHRALSVDTTSAFGGIIAFNRELDAEAAEAIIGKQFVEVIIAPSVSKAAADVVAQKPNVRLLACGQWGQRIPSLDFKRVNGGLLVQDRDLGMVSESDLKVVTKAQPSPEQIKDLMFAWKVAKFVKSNAIVYAKDGLSTGIGAGQMSRVYSAIIANIKAKDENINIAGSAMASEAFLPFRDSLDQAAEMGVSAVIQPGGSMRDEEVIAAADEHGIAMVFTGMRHFRH; encoded by the coding sequence ATGACACAACCTGTGAATGTAGTGACCCCAAAACGAGCACTGATCAGTGTTTCGGATAAAGCTGGTATCGTTGATTTTGCAAAAGCCTTGCACGACCGTGGTGTAAGCCTTATTTCTACCGGTGGAACTTTTAAACTATTGCAACAGCACGATATTCCTGTCACCGAAGCTTCCGAAGTAACAGGCTTTCCCGAAATGATGGATGGTCGTGTTAAAACACTTCACCCATTGATTCACGGCGGAATTTTAGGTCGACGCGGCCAAGACGAGTCAGTCATGGCAGAACACAACATAAAGCCGATTGATATGGTGGTTGTAAATCTATACCCCTTTGCCGAAACCATTGCAAAAGATGATTGTATCTTGGCGGATGCAATTGAAAACATCGATATTGGTGGCCCCACAATGGTTCGTTCTGCAGCAAAGAACCACAAAGATGTCGCGATTGTTGTAAACAGCTCCTCCTATGAGGAAATTCTTAGCGAATGGGATACAAATGGCGGTTTGTCTCATGCGACTCGTTTTAATTTAGCGCGCTTAGCCTTTGAGCACACCGCTAAATACGATGGCATGATCGCAAATTACTTCGGCTCAGTGCCCGCAGACACGGCTCCTTCAAAACCGCCTGAAACACGCAGTTTTCCAGAAACCTTTAACAGCCAATTTCTTTTAAAAGACACAATGCGCTATGGTGAAAACCCACATCAAAAGGCCGCTTTTTACATAGAATCAGGCGAGCTTGAACCTGGTATTTCAACCATTACTACCTTGCAGGGCAAAGCGCTGAGCTTCAATAACATTGCCGATACGGACGCCGCTTTAGAGTGTGTGAAAAGTTTTGAGGAACCAGCCTGTGTTATCGTCAAACACGCTAATCCTTGTGGTGTAGCAACCGGTAAAAACTTAACCGATGCTTATCATAGGGCGTTATCCGTTGATACCACCTCGGCATTTGGAGGCATTATCGCGTTCAACCGCGAATTAGATGCCGAGGCTGCCGAAGCAATTATTGGGAAGCAGTTTGTCGAGGTTATTATCGCCCCTTCCGTCAGTAAAGCGGCCGCAGACGTAGTGGCCCAAAAACCCAATGTCCGTTTATTAGCCTGTGGACAATGGGGTCAACGCATTCCATCTTTAGACTTTAAACGTGTGAACGGCGGTCTTTTGGTTCAAGACAGAGATCTTGGCATGGTCAGCGAATCAGACTTAAAGGTTGTCACGAAAGCGCAACCATCTCCAGAACAAATTAAAGATTTAATGTTTGCATGGAAAGTCGCAAAATTTGTTAAATCGAACGCCATTGTTTATGCAAAAGATGGTCTTAGTACCGGTATCGGTGCGGGACAAATGAGCCGTGTATACAGCGCCATTATTGCCAACATCAAAGCAAAAGATGAAAATATAAACATTGCTGGGTCGGCCATGGCTTCTGAAGCATTTTTACCGTTCAGAGACAGCTTAGATCAAGCCGCAGAGATGGGTGTTTCAGCCGTTATTCAGCCCGGCGGTAGCATGAGAGATGAAGAAGTTATCGCTGCGGCAGATGAACACGGTATTGCCATGGTATTCACCGGCATGCGTCATTTCCGACATTAA
- the fis gene encoding DNA-binding transcriptional regulator Fis, with the protein MTIEIVAPTTDTHESLQLHAASENPQTLRDSVEIAMRNYFAHLDGQDVSNVHQMVLTEVEAPMLEAVMRYCRDNQTKASQVLGLNRGTLRKKLKQYGLL; encoded by the coding sequence ATGACTATTGAAATTGTTGCGCCAACAACAGACACACATGAATCACTTCAGCTACACGCTGCCAGTGAAAACCCACAGACGTTGCGAGACAGCGTTGAAATCGCGATGCGCAATTATTTCGCACACTTAGACGGTCAAGACGTTTCTAACGTCCACCAAATGGTATTAACAGAAGTTGAAGCGCCTATGTTGGAAGCTGTAATGCGTTATTGCCGCGACAACCAAACTAAAGCCTCTCAAGTACTCGGTTTAAACCGAGGGACGCTTCGGAAAAAGCTGAAGCAATACGGCTTACTATAA
- the dusB gene encoding tRNA dihydrouridine synthase DusB, which translates to MFSIGPYRISQPTVLAPMAGVTDQPFRKLCKAQGAGLVVSEMVTSDTRLWTTNKSRWRLNHSGEAEPISIQIAGGEANMLAHAAEQNVKIGAQIIDINMGCPAKKVCNRAAGSALMKDEALVREILNAVVAAVNVPVTLKIRTGWCGQSKNALTIAKMAEDIGIKMLAIHGRTRDQGYKGDAEYQTIADVKSALSIPVLANGDIDSPQKAKQVMEYTQVDGVMIGRAAQGNPWIFDQINRYLASGEIKPDPTPNEVHALLSGHLNALHEFYGEYMGVRIARKHLGWYLKAQQTDRSVLKHLNQLESASEQLLAIDTIFEHLESSKDTAA; encoded by the coding sequence GTGTTTAGCATTGGCCCATATCGAATCAGTCAGCCCACCGTATTAGCGCCTATGGCTGGCGTGACGGATCAGCCGTTTCGAAAGTTATGCAAAGCTCAAGGTGCTGGATTGGTGGTATCAGAAATGGTCACCAGCGACACTCGATTATGGACCACTAACAAGTCCCGTTGGCGCCTCAATCACAGTGGAGAGGCCGAACCGATCAGTATTCAGATTGCTGGCGGTGAAGCGAATATGTTAGCCCATGCGGCAGAGCAAAACGTTAAAATTGGTGCTCAAATCATCGACATCAATATGGGGTGCCCCGCAAAGAAAGTGTGCAACAGAGCCGCAGGCTCAGCGTTGATGAAAGACGAGGCGCTCGTTAGAGAAATTCTCAATGCCGTCGTCGCTGCGGTGAATGTTCCCGTGACGTTAAAGATTCGTACAGGCTGGTGTGGACAAAGTAAAAATGCCCTCACCATTGCAAAAATGGCCGAAGATATCGGCATAAAGATGCTGGCCATTCACGGCCGCACAAGAGATCAGGGTTACAAGGGCGATGCAGAGTATCAAACCATTGCCGATGTAAAATCAGCGTTATCAATTCCTGTTTTAGCGAATGGTGATATTGATTCACCGCAGAAAGCAAAACAAGTGATGGAGTACACCCAAGTCGATGGTGTCATGATTGGTCGGGCCGCCCAAGGTAACCCTTGGATATTCGATCAAATAAACCGTTACTTAGCGTCTGGTGAAATAAAGCCAGACCCAACACCAAATGAAGTTCATGCACTGCTCAGTGGTCACCTCAACGCATTGCATGAGTTTTACGGCGAGTACATGGGCGTACGTATTGCCCGAAAGCACCTTGGTTGGTACCTAAAAGCTCAACAAACCGACCGAAGTGTATTGAAACACCTAAATCAGCTAGAGTCGGCTTCAGAGCAACTGCTGGCTATAGACACAATTTTTGAACATCTAGAATCATCTAAGGATACTGCTGCATGA
- a CDS encoding DUF3426 domain-containing protein, whose amino-acid sequence MAESFITQCPHCGTSFRVRTEQLAVANGSVRCGACLQVFSARNHLVTTSIPAQTPGKAAPVAKRAQPKTPAKSATKPAAKPKPVAKPKPTPPPRPSPAEESSQFLADDDDDAEFLFGAEEEEEFLFSDGEDDDELFDEDEQNDSLGELSDSFLNLNASSQPNARSDHFKSETQSLETDLFKDDEDENDESWAESMLEEIEKEDVSLSKPAVFESRNVGTPQNHTDTHNAAMRRSPLFVDLEENQTAAQPKSASQVVNQASQELDLDFHYEERLSRLRPLGWLLVILLLALLMAQLAWMQRDTYARMDQWRGLYSAACDIIGCQLPEQVDVTQIRTSVIVRDHKNTALKDIKMVDIVLTNRAPFKQPFPELILQYSDVNGKIVADQNFLPADYLKGEMTGVVNMPLNTRVYVSIPIKAPAPNAINYQLILNPINQ is encoded by the coding sequence ATGGCAGAATCATTCATCACACAATGCCCACATTGTGGCACCTCTTTTCGAGTGAGGACTGAGCAATTAGCGGTAGCTAATGGGTCTGTGCGGTGTGGTGCCTGCTTACAAGTATTCAGTGCTCGCAACCATTTGGTCACAACCTCTATTCCGGCGCAAACTCCTGGTAAAGCTGCGCCTGTTGCAAAACGGGCACAGCCAAAAACCCCTGCAAAATCTGCGACTAAGCCCGCTGCAAAACCAAAACCCGTCGCGAAACCGAAGCCTACGCCTCCACCACGACCTTCCCCTGCAGAAGAATCGAGTCAATTTTTAGCGGATGACGATGATGATGCCGAGTTTTTATTTGGCGCAGAAGAGGAAGAAGAGTTTTTATTCAGTGATGGTGAAGACGATGACGAGTTGTTCGATGAAGATGAACAAAACGACAGCTTAGGCGAATTGTCAGACAGTTTTCTAAATTTAAATGCTTCTAGCCAGCCAAATGCTCGTTCTGATCATTTTAAATCTGAGACTCAATCGTTAGAAACCGATTTGTTCAAAGACGATGAAGACGAGAATGATGAAAGCTGGGCCGAGTCTATGCTCGAAGAAATTGAGAAAGAAGACGTTTCTCTGAGCAAGCCTGCTGTCTTTGAATCAAGAAATGTTGGAACGCCACAAAACCATACAGATACCCATAATGCGGCGATGCGACGTTCGCCATTATTTGTCGATCTCGAAGAGAACCAAACGGCTGCACAACCTAAAAGCGCTTCTCAAGTAGTTAATCAAGCCAGCCAAGAGCTCGATTTGGATTTTCACTATGAGGAGCGGTTAAGCCGATTACGCCCTTTAGGGTGGTTGCTTGTCATATTGTTACTGGCGTTGTTAATGGCACAGCTAGCCTGGATGCAGCGGGATACCTACGCTCGCATGGATCAATGGCGTGGATTATATTCTGCAGCCTGTGACATCATAGGATGTCAGCTACCAGAACAGGTTGATGTGACTCAAATTCGCACGTCAGTCATTGTCAGAGACCATAAAAACACCGCCTTGAAAGACATAAAGATGGTCGACATAGTGCTAACCAACCGAGCACCGTTTAAACAACCCTTCCCAGAGCTCATTTTGCAATATTCCGACGTGAATGGAAAAATTGTGGCCGATCAAAACTTCCTACCTGCAGACTACTTAAAAGGTGAAATGACCGGCGTAGTCAACATGCCTCTCAATACTCGAGTGTATGTCTCTATTCCAATAAAAGCACCCGCACCTAATGCCATTAATTACCAATTGATACTAAACCCAATCAATCAATAA